Proteins from a single region of Stutzerimonas stutzeri:
- a CDS encoding threonine aldolase family protein, with protein MTTDKQQFASDNYSGICPEAWEAMARANLGHDRAYGDDQWTARAADHFRALFETDCEVFFAFNGTAANSLALSSLCQSYHSVICADIAHVETDECGAPEFFSNGSKLLLGRTEQGKLTPAAIREIALKRKDIHYPKPRVVSLTQATEVGTVYQPAELRAISDTCKDLGLHLHMDGARFANACAHLGMSPAELSWKAGVDVLCFGGTKNGMAVGEAILFFNRELATDFEYRCKQAGQLASKMRFLSAPWVGLLENGAWLRYAEHANRCAQLLAELIQPLPGVELMFPVQANGVFVSLPPSALEALRNRGWMFYTFIGVGGARFMCSWDTSEARVRQLADDIRAAVTDAL; from the coding sequence ATGACGACCGACAAGCAGCAATTTGCCAGCGACAACTATTCCGGCATCTGCCCTGAAGCCTGGGAAGCCATGGCGAGGGCGAACCTGGGCCACGACAGGGCATACGGCGACGACCAATGGACTGCCCGCGCGGCCGATCACTTCCGCGCGTTGTTCGAGACCGACTGCGAGGTGTTCTTCGCCTTCAACGGTACGGCGGCCAATTCCCTGGCGTTGTCGTCCCTCTGCCAGAGCTACCACAGCGTGATCTGCGCCGACATCGCCCACGTCGAGACGGACGAATGCGGCGCGCCGGAGTTCTTCTCCAACGGCTCCAAGCTGCTGCTCGGCAGGACCGAGCAGGGCAAGCTGACGCCTGCTGCCATTCGCGAGATCGCGCTGAAGCGAAAGGACATCCATTACCCCAAGCCACGCGTGGTCAGCCTGACCCAGGCCACGGAAGTCGGTACTGTCTACCAGCCCGCCGAGCTGCGTGCCATCAGCGACACCTGCAAGGACCTGGGGCTGCACCTGCACATGGACGGCGCGCGCTTCGCCAATGCCTGCGCTCACCTGGGCATGTCGCCCGCCGAACTGAGCTGGAAAGCCGGCGTCGATGTGCTCTGTTTCGGTGGCACCAAGAACGGCATGGCGGTCGGCGAGGCCATTCTGTTCTTCAATCGGGAACTGGCCACCGATTTCGAGTACCGCTGCAAGCAGGCTGGCCAGCTTGCCTCCAAGATGCGATTTCTGTCGGCACCGTGGGTCGGGCTTCTGGAAAACGGCGCCTGGCTGAGATACGCCGAACACGCCAACCGTTGTGCCCAGCTGCTGGCCGAGTTGATTCAACCGTTGCCTGGCGTCGAGTTGATGTTTCCGGTGCAGGCCAATGGCGTCTTCGTCAGCCTGCCGCCATCGGCACTGGAGGCGCTCAGGAACCGCGGCTGGATGTTCTACACCTTCATCGGTGTCGGCGGTGCGCGCTTCATGTGCTCATGGGACACCAGCGAAGCGCGGGTACGCCAGCTGGCCGATGACATACGTGCGGCCGTAACCGATGCCCTGTAA
- a CDS encoding LysR family transcriptional regulator, with amino-acid sequence MLDGMTLDQIRTFVTVADSGSFRSGAARLLRVQSAISNAIANLETELGLQLFDRSGYRPVLTQEGQALLAHARDILLRADAMRARARALGAGVELELTLVVDTLFPIESVALAITQASVDFPSTGFRLESQALGGPIAALDERRCTLAIIVGEDFRNPRLALEAIGSIAQIAVVRSGHPLADLGSRAPLGVPDLAGHLQIVLADPTPLSEGRSFGVLSPFTCRVNTQEAKVALIRAGLGWGRLPAWLVEEDLASGRLARVAIPDLGRNSEVQSETYLAHRLDEPLGPVAQAFRRALLEQVSI; translated from the coding sequence GTGGCCGACAGCGGCAGCTTTCGATCCGGCGCGGCACGGCTGCTGCGCGTGCAATCGGCCATCAGCAATGCCATCGCGAACCTGGAGACAGAGCTGGGCCTGCAGCTGTTCGATCGCAGCGGCTACCGCCCTGTCCTCACTCAGGAAGGTCAGGCACTGCTGGCCCACGCACGCGACATCCTGCTGCGCGCCGATGCCATGCGTGCTCGGGCGCGGGCGCTGGGTGCGGGTGTCGAGCTGGAACTGACCCTGGTGGTGGATACGCTGTTTCCGATCGAATCGGTGGCGCTCGCCATTACCCAGGCCAGCGTCGACTTTCCTTCCACCGGCTTTCGCCTGGAGTCACAGGCCCTGGGTGGCCCCATCGCAGCGCTGGATGAGAGGCGCTGCACGCTCGCGATCATCGTCGGCGAGGATTTTCGCAATCCCCGGCTGGCGCTGGAGGCGATTGGCTCAATTGCGCAGATTGCCGTCGTACGCAGCGGTCATCCGCTGGCCGACCTCGGCAGCCGTGCGCCACTCGGCGTGCCGGATCTCGCCGGCCATCTGCAGATCGTGCTTGCCGATCCCACGCCACTCTCCGAGGGCCGCTCATTCGGCGTTCTGTCGCCCTTCACCTGTCGGGTGAATACCCAGGAAGCGAAGGTCGCACTGATTCGCGCCGGACTCGGCTGGGGACGGCTCCCGGCATGGCTGGTTGAGGAGGATCTGGCTTCAGGGCGGCTGGCGCGCGTCGCCATTCCCGACCTTGGCAGGAACAGCGAGGTGCAATCCGAAACCTACCTGGCGCACCGGCTGGATGAGCCACTCGGGCCTGTGGCACAGGCGTTCCGCCGCGCCTTGCTCGAGCAAGTCAGCATCTAG
- a CDS encoding isocitrate lyase/PEP mutase family protein, translating into MVHPSVSQKRAAFRALHQSGCFVLPNPWDAGSASVLAGLGFKALATTSSGYAWSCARADGKMPRDEVLTHMRYMAQATHLPVNADFESGYADTPEGVAESVRMAVGTGVAGISIEDSTGDPREPLRELAEATERMCAAREAIDATGGETLLIGRAENFFVDRPDLDDTLARLRAYADAGADCLYAPGLRTREQIRPVIEAVSPKPVNVLIGWNSDLTVQDLADLGVRRISVGGALARAAWAGFLQAARSIAEHGRFDGFANAVSGAELDALFGKRESP; encoded by the coding sequence ATGGTCCATCCCAGTGTGTCGCAAAAACGTGCCGCCTTTCGTGCGCTGCACCAATCAGGCTGCTTCGTTCTGCCCAACCCCTGGGACGCCGGCAGCGCGAGTGTCCTCGCAGGCCTCGGTTTCAAGGCGCTGGCGACGACCAGCTCCGGCTACGCCTGGTCGTGTGCCCGCGCCGACGGAAAGATGCCGCGCGACGAAGTCCTGACCCATATGCGCTATATGGCCCAAGCCACCCATTTGCCGGTGAACGCCGACTTCGAGAGTGGCTACGCCGATACGCCCGAAGGCGTGGCCGAAAGCGTGCGCATGGCGGTCGGAACCGGCGTCGCGGGTATTTCCATCGAGGACTCCACAGGAGACCCGCGCGAGCCGTTACGCGAGCTTGCCGAGGCCACCGAACGGATGTGCGCCGCGCGTGAGGCAATCGACGCTACCGGAGGCGAAACCTTGCTGATCGGTCGCGCCGAGAATTTCTTCGTGGATCGGCCTGATCTCGACGATACCCTTGCACGCCTGAGAGCCTATGCCGATGCAGGCGCCGACTGCCTGTATGCACCAGGCCTGAGAACCCGCGAGCAGATCAGGCCCGTCATCGAGGCAGTCTCGCCAAAGCCGGTCAATGTATTGATTGGCTGGAACAGCGACCTGACCGTTCAGGACCTCGCCGACCTCGGCGTCAGGCGCATCAGCGTCGGCGGCGCCTTGGCCAGAGCGGCATGGGCCGGTTTTCTGCAGGCGGCACGGTCCATCGCCGAGCATGGACGATTCGATGGTTTTGCCAACGCGGTCTCTGGAGCGGAGCTCGACGCGCTATTTGGCAAACGCGAGAGCCCATAG